In Rattus norvegicus strain BN/NHsdMcwi chromosome 3, GRCr8, whole genome shotgun sequence, a genomic segment contains:
- the LOC120101547 gene encoding fatty acid-binding protein 5-like, producing MGALAKPDCIITCDGNNLTIKFESVVQTTMFSCTLGEKFNETTVDGRKTETVCTFEDGALIQHQKWDGKESTITRKLKDDGKMVVECTMNNAVCTRIYEKIQ from the coding sequence ATGGGTGCCCTGGCCAAACCAGACTGCATCATTACCTGTGACGGCAACAACCTCACCATCAAATTCGAGAGCGTGGTGCAGACGACCATGTTTTCTTGCACCCTGGGAGAGAAGTTTAATGAAACCACAGTTGATGGCAGGAAAACTGAGACGGTCTGCACCTTCGAAGATGGTGCCCTGATCCAGCACCAGAAGTGGGACGGGAAAGAAAGCACGATAACAAGAAAACTGAAGGACGACGGGAAGATGGTGGTGGAATGTACCATGAACAATGCCGTCTGTACTCGGATCTATGAGAAGATACAGTAA